GACCGGCCGAAGTTCCCCCCTTCGCCGGCCGTGCCCCCTGGAACCAGGTTGCCGTCGCCACGATGCGGCGTGCCACCGAAACCAGGGCATTCACACGAAAGATTAAGTTGAACGCCGAACCGTTCGCCGGCAACGAAAAACGCGGGCCCCGCACGGGGCCCGCGTTTTCCGTTCAGCGGATCAGTGGGTCAGCGGATCAGTACCACCACTGCGTCTGGCCGCCCGAGATGAAGTCCCACAGCTGCAGCCGCGTGCCGTTGGCGCCGACCGAACCCTCGCCGGTCAGGTAGCGGTTGTTCGAGGGGCTCTGGAAACGCAGGTAGCCCTCCGGGATCAGGGTGTCGGCCCACCACTGGTTCTTGCCGCCGGCGACGTAGTCCCACAGCTGGACCTTGGTGCCGTTCTTGCCGATCGTCCCGAGGTCGGCGTCGAGGTAGCGGCCGCTCTGCACGTTCTGGAAGCGCAGGTAGCCCTCCGGGTTGCGGGTGACGTAGAACGCCTGGTTCGCGGCGTACACGTCGCAGTCCCACAGCTGCATCTTCGTGCCGTTGGCACCGATCGTGCCCAGGTCGGCGTCCCAGCACCGGCCGAACTTGGCGGACTCGATCAGGTAGGCGTCGGCCTCGGCGACCTGCGCGCCGGCGACCCCGGGGGTGGACCGGTGAGCGGCACCCACCTTCGCGGGCCGCAGCTTGATCCCGCCGGCGAGCGTCGAGACCGCGGTCCCCTTGCCGTCGGCCGGGGCCGCGCCGGCCTGCGGAACGGCCACCAGGCCGAACAGGCCCGCCGCCGCGGCGACCGTCACCATCAGCCGCTTCATCTTCGTCATCGTTCCCCTTTTCGTCGATTCACCTGTGCTCGCGGGGAAGAAGGCGGGCACGAACCGGCCCCGGGCCACTGCGGACCCGGCGCGTGGACGTGCCGGCGAATCCCCCTCGCGGAGACCGTCAAACCCCCGAAAGCGGTCTCCGAAACCATCATTCAGTGCGCTCCGGCCCCCGTCGAGGTCATTTCCGCGAGGGGACAGAACGCACGTCAGACGTGTAACGGAACGGAACCGGCGCCGATACAGGGGCAGACACCGGGGGGAGCACTTGCGCATCGAGCTGACCTTGGCCGACCTCGTCCGCGTCGGGCTCGCGGCCGCGGCCGACCCGATGGGCGAGCTCGCCGCGAGCCTGCAGGTCCTGCAGCGGCGCGACGGCGGCCGCGCGGCGGCTTCGGCGGCGTTCAACCGGTGGCGCTACCGGGTGTGGCAGAGCCTGCCCGACTCGGCCGCGGTGCTGATGTGGCTGTGCCGGCCGGACGCGCCGATCCCGGAGTTCCTGCTGCCCGCGGCGGGGCGCTACGAGCTGGAGTCCGGGCTCACGGCGGTGCTGAAGACGGAACCGGTGAGCCTGAAGACCGCGTTGCGCACGGCGCCGGCCGACCGTGACCTGCCGGCGTGGGCCGCCGCGCTCGCGGACGGCGACACGGCGGGCCTGCCGCGATTGGTCCAGGCCATGCGCGACTACCACGAGCTCGCGCTCGCCCCGGCGTGGGACACGGTGTCCGGACAGGTGGACGCCGACCTCGGGATGCGCACGCAGCTGCTGCTCCACGGCGGCGTCGACGCGCTGCTGACCGGCCTCCGGCCGCTGGTGCGCTGGGAAGCGCCGGCCCTGGAGACCGACGACCGCATTGCCGGCACGGTCCCGTCGGAGGGCACGGGGCTCCTGCTGGTGCCGACGTACTTCTCGGTGTGCCCGGCGCTGGTCCCCGCGGCCCCGGGCGGCACGCCGCGGCTGCACTACCCGTGCGTCCGCCAGGCCGCGCCGCCCGCGGGCTTGGGGCACGCGGCGCACCGGGCGTCGGGCAAGGCGCTGGCGGACCTGCTGGGGCCGACCCGCGCGGCGGCGCTGGCGGTCCTGGCGGTGGGGTGCTCGACGTCCGAGCTGGCGGCGCGGCTGGGGGTGACGCCGTCGGCGGTCAGCAAGCACACCACGGTGCTGCGGCGCGCCGGGCTGATCATCACGCACCGGGAGCGGAACACGGTCCTGCACTCGCTCACACCCCTGGGAAGCGCTCTCCTGGACACCTGAGGCTCGTGCACCAAGCTGGACGCGGCGATGCCGGGTGGCGAGCGGCCACCGGGACACCCGCGGGGAAGCTCAGCCGAGCTTGGTCGTCGCCTCGACGAGTTCCGACAACGCCTCCCGGGCCACTTCGCCGAACCCGCGCTCGTTCGCCGGCGCCACCCAGCGCGCGAAGCCCGTCGTGAACGCCAGGCCGCCGATCTCCGCGGCCAGGCTCGCCGCCGGGTCGGGGACGCCACGCGCTCGCAGCGCGTCCGCCATGGCGGCCCTCAGCTTGGCCCGCTTGAGCAGCTCGCGCTCCCTCAGGTCGCTCTGGTCCGCGACCACCGCCTGGACCTTGCGCGCGAACTCGCGGTGGTCCGGGCCGAACGTCGTCTCCGTGGCCGTCAGGGCCGCCGAGATCGCCTCGAGCGGGGTGGCCGATGCCGGTGCCGCGGCGATCGCCTCCGCGAACGTGCGGCTCAGGATGTCCTGGCCCGCGAACAGCACTTCGCGCTTGTCGGCGAAGTGCCGGAAGAACGTCCGTTTCGTCAGCCCGGCGCGTTCGGTGATCTCCGCGACCGTCACCTCGTCGTAGCCGCGCTCGAGGAACGACTCGACCGCGGCGCGCACCAGCCGCTCGCGTGCGTTCGGCTCCCAGCGGCTCATGCCCCCAGTTTAAGCGATGACACCCGGTGTCGTCATACGTGCTACGTTTGATGGCACCAGGTGTCATCACAAGGAGGTTCTCATGCGTGTCTTCGTCACCGGGGCCAGCGGCTGGATCGGCTCGGCCCTCGTGCCCGAATTGCTCGAGGCCGGCCACCAGGTCGTCGGCCTCGCCCGGTCGGACGCCTCCGCGGCGGCCGTCGAAGAAAGGGGTGCCGAGGTGCTCCGGGGTGACCTGGACGACCTCGAGACGCTCGCGAAGGGCGCCGCGGACGCCGATGCCGTCGTCCACCTCGCCTTCGGGCACGACTTCAGCCGGATGGACGCCGCGATCCGGGCCGACGCGGCCGCCGTCGAAGCCATGGCCGCCGTGCTCGAAGGCAAGGTGCTGGTGGCCGCCTCGGGGACGCCGTCGGTGCCAGGGGGCGTGGCGACCGAGCGGGACGACCCCGCCGGCTTCGGCCTGGTGGCGGGCCGGATGGACAACGCCCGTGCCGTCGTGAAGACGGCGGAGAACGGCGTCCGCGCGTCGGTCGTCCGGCTGCCGCGGTCGGTGCACGGGGAAGGGGACGCCCACGGGCTCATCACGCGGCTCATCGCCGCGGGGAAGCAGAAGGGCGTCGCGGCCTACGTCGGCGACGGGACGGCTCGCTGGCCGGCGGTGCACGTCCTCGACGCGGCCCACCTGTTCCGCCTGGCGCTGGAGCAGGCGCCCGCGGGCTCGATGCTGCACGCGGTGGGCGACGAGGGCGTGGCCATCCGGGACGTCGCGGACGTGGTCGGCCGCCGGCTCGGCCTCCCCGTCACGTCCGTCGAGGCCGACGAACTCGGCTTCCTCGGCGCGCTGCTGGCGATCGACCAGCCGGCGTCCGCGGACGGGACCCGGGAGCTGCTCGGCTGGCGGCCGGAACACCCGGGACTGCTCGACGACCTCGAAAACGGTTACTACGACTGATAGTGGTACAGCGCCGGCGGAGGTGGCGACAGTGACACCTCCGCCGGCGCCGGGTCTTACGCGATCGGCCGGTCCGTCGGCGCGATCGGCCGGGGCAGGACCTCGCGCCCGGTCAGGTAGGCGTCGACGCCGGCCGCGGCGCTGCGGCCCTCCGCGATCGCCCAGACGATCAGGGACTGGCCGCGGCCCATGTCACCGGCCACGAACACGTTGTCCAGGCTCGTCTTGAACGCCTTGTCGCGGGCCACGTTGCCGCGCGGGTCCAGCTCGACGCCCAGGTCCTCGATCAGGCCCTTCTTCTGCGGCCCGAGGAAGCCCATCGCCAGCAGGACGAGCTGGGCGGGCAGCTCGCGCTCGGACCCGTCGACCGGGACGAACTTGCCGCCCTCGTTGCGCACCTCGACCAGCTTCAGCGCCCGCACGCGGCCATCCGCGTCACCCAGGAACTCCTGCGTGTTCACCGCGTACAGCCGCTCGCCGCCCTCTTCGTGCGCCGAGGACACCCGGTAGATCATCGGGTACGTCGGCCACGGGTGGGCGTCGGACCGGGCCTCCGGCGGCTTGGGCATGATCTCGAGCTGCGTCACCGAACGCGCGCCCTGGCGGTGCGACGTCCCGACGCAGTCCGCGCCCGTGTCGCCGCCGCCGATGACGACGACGTCCAGGCCCTCGGCCGAATACGGGGACTCGGCGAGGTCACCGGACGCGACCCGGTTGGCCGGCGGCAGGAACTCCATCGCCTGGTGGATGCCGTCCAGCTCCCGGCCGGGGATCGGCAGGTCGCGCCAGTCGGTGGCCCCGCCCGCGAGCACGACCGCGTCGTACGACGACCGCAGCTCGTCGGCGGAAAGATCCACCCCGACGTTCACCGACGTGCGGAACTCCGTGCCCTCGGCCTCCATCTGCGCGAGACGGCGGTCGAGGCGGTGCTTCTCCATCTTGAACTCGGGGATGCCGTAGCGCAGCAGCCCGCCGATCTTGTCGGCCCGCTCGAGGACCACGACGCTGTGGCCCGCGCGCGTGAGCTGCTGCGCCGCGGCGAGTCCCGACGGGCCGGAGCCCACGACCGCGACCTTCTTGCCCGTGCGGACGGTGGGCGGCTGCGGCGTCACCCAGCCCTCTTCGAAAGCGCGGTCGACGATGGAGATCTCGACGCGCTTGATCGTCACCGGGTCGTCGTTGATCCCGAGCACGCACGCGGTTTCGCACGGCGCCGGGCACAGGGTGCCGGTGAACTCCGGGAAGTTGTTGGTCGCGTGCAGCCGTTCGATGGCCTGCTGCCAGTCTTCCCGCCACACCAGGGTGTTCCACTCGGGGATGAGGTTCCCGAGCGGGCAGCCCTGGTGGCAGAACGGGATGCCGCAGTCCATGCAGCGGCCGGCCTGCTTCTCCAGCTTCGTCGACGCGAAGTCCTCGTAGACCTCTCGCCAGTCCATCAGCCGCAGGTCGACCGGACGGCGCTTCGGCTCTTCGCGGGTGGTGGTCAGAAAGCCCTTGGGGTCAGCCATGTGCGGCCTCCATGATCGCCTCGTTCACGTCGCGCCCGTCCCGCTCGGCCTGAACCTGGGCCGCGAGCACGCGCTTGTAGTCCTTCGGCATGACCTTCCCGAAGCGGTCGACGCCCGCGTCCCAGTCGGCCAGCAGCTCCCGCGCGACGGCGGATTCCGTTTCGTCGTAGTGCTTCTCCAGCGTCTCGCGCAGGAAGTCCGCGTCCTCGGAGTCGAGCGGGTCGATGTCGACCATCTCCGGGTTGACGCGGTGCGCGGGCAGGTCCAGCACGTACGCGATGCCACCGGACATGCCGGCCGCGAAGTTGCGGCCGATCTGCCCCAGCACGACCATCCGGCCGCCGGTCATGTACTCGCCGCCGTGGTCGCCGACGCCTTCGACGACGGCCAGCGCGCCCGAGTTGCGCACGCAGAACCGCTCGCCGACCTTGCCGCGGATGAAGATCTCGCCGCTGGTCGCGCCGTAGGCGATCACGTTGCCGGCGATGATGTGGTCCTCGGCGGCGATCCGCGCGTCCTGCGACGGCCGCACGATCAGCCGGCCGCCGGAGAGTCCCTTGCCGACGTAGTCGTTGCCGTCGCCGTAGAGCCGCAGCGTGATGCCCTTCGGCACGAACGCGCCGAACGACTGGCCGGCGGTCCCGGTGAAGGTGACGTCGATGGTGTCGTCGGGCAGGCCTTCGCCGCCCCACCGCCGGGTCAGCTCCGAGCCGAGCATCGTGCCGACGGTCCGGTTCACGTTGCGGACGGGCAGCTCCAGCCGCACCTTGTCACCCGAGTTCAACGCGCCTTCGGCGAGCTGGATCAGCGTGTTGTCCAGCGCCTTCTCGAGCCCGTGGTCCTGCTGGGTCTGCTGCAGGCGCAGGCCCGCCGGGGCCATCTCGGGCACGTGGAAGATCGGCGACAGGTCGAGCCCGGCCGCCTTCCAGTGGTCGACGGCCTTGCGCTTGTCGAGGAACTCGGCGTGGC
The window above is part of the Amycolatopsis camponoti genome. Proteins encoded here:
- a CDS encoding RICIN domain-containing protein, with translation MTKMKRLMVTVAAAAGLFGLVAVPQAGAAPADGKGTAVSTLAGGIKLRPAKVGAAHRSTPGVAGAQVAEADAYLIESAKFGRCWDADLGTIGANGTKMQLWDCDVYAANQAFYVTRNPEGYLRFQNVQSGRYLDADLGTIGKNGTKVQLWDYVAGGKNQWWADTLIPEGYLRFQSPSNNRYLTGEGSVGANGTRLQLWDFISGGQTQWWY
- a CDS encoding ArsR/SmtB family transcription factor; this encodes MRIELTLADLVRVGLAAAADPMGELAASLQVLQRRDGGRAAASAAFNRWRYRVWQSLPDSAAVLMWLCRPDAPIPEFLLPAAGRYELESGLTAVLKTEPVSLKTALRTAPADRDLPAWAAALADGDTAGLPRLVQAMRDYHELALAPAWDTVSGQVDADLGMRTQLLLHGGVDALLTGLRPLVRWEAPALETDDRIAGTVPSEGTGLLLVPTYFSVCPALVPAAPGGTPRLHYPCVRQAAPPAGLGHAAHRASGKALADLLGPTRAAALAVLAVGCSTSELAARLGVTPSAVSKHTTVLRRAGLIITHRERNTVLHSLTPLGSALLDT
- a CDS encoding TetR/AcrR family transcriptional regulator codes for the protein MSRWEPNARERLVRAAVESFLERGYDEVTVAEITERAGLTKRTFFRHFADKREVLFAGQDILSRTFAEAIAAAPASATPLEAISAALTATETTFGPDHREFARKVQAVVADQSDLRERELLKRAKLRAAMADALRARGVPDPAASLAAEIGGLAFTTGFARWVAPANERGFGEVAREALSELVEATTKLG
- a CDS encoding SDR family oxidoreductase: MRVFVTGASGWIGSALVPELLEAGHQVVGLARSDASAAAVEERGAEVLRGDLDDLETLAKGAADADAVVHLAFGHDFSRMDAAIRADAAAVEAMAAVLEGKVLVAASGTPSVPGGVATERDDPAGFGLVAGRMDNARAVVKTAENGVRASVVRLPRSVHGEGDAHGLITRLIAAGKQKGVAAYVGDGTARWPAVHVLDAAHLFRLALEQAPAGSMLHAVGDEGVAIRDVADVVGRRLGLPVTSVEADELGFLGALLAIDQPASADGTRELLGWRPEHPGLLDDLENGYYD
- a CDS encoding glutamate synthase subunit beta, whose amino-acid sequence is MADPKGFLTTTREEPKRRPVDLRLMDWREVYEDFASTKLEKQAGRCMDCGIPFCHQGCPLGNLIPEWNTLVWREDWQQAIERLHATNNFPEFTGTLCPAPCETACVLGINDDPVTIKRVEISIVDRAFEEGWVTPQPPTVRTGKKVAVVGSGPSGLAAAQQLTRAGHSVVVLERADKIGGLLRYGIPEFKMEKHRLDRRLAQMEAEGTEFRTSVNVGVDLSADELRSSYDAVVLAGGATDWRDLPIPGRELDGIHQAMEFLPPANRVASGDLAESPYSAEGLDVVVIGGGDTGADCVGTSHRQGARSVTQLEIMPKPPEARSDAHPWPTYPMIYRVSSAHEEGGERLYAVNTQEFLGDADGRVRALKLVEVRNEGGKFVPVDGSERELPAQLVLLAMGFLGPQKKGLIEDLGVELDPRGNVARDKAFKTSLDNVFVAGDMGRGQSLIVWAIAEGRSAAAGVDAYLTGREVLPRPIAPTDRPIA